Proteins encoded by one window of Collimonas fungivorans:
- a CDS encoding DUF5677 domain-containing protein has product MLEDRARQPEAVYLPHNEPYLGRVALLQLDLEIPRALQKNLAIAKHTFEINKSPLQTAACELIPQAISIALSIRELLRQGYVFSAVILLRSMLERLALIIYLCDTPSAVDSWHAGWERKTQPSFKVLMQHLDKANKYTFTEVERQKFSDRLHKVVHPDPAAAIWNTTERGGRPAFASGKLINAPETCDFCAAFTHQCLSQLIRVALVIFPEANRSDSMQLGEW; this is encoded by the coding sequence ATGTTGGAAGACCGTGCACGACAGCCCGAAGCCGTCTACTTACCGCACAATGAACCCTATCTCGGGCGGGTCGCTTTGCTTCAGCTTGATCTGGAGATTCCGCGAGCACTTCAGAAAAATCTTGCCATTGCAAAACATACCTTTGAAATCAACAAGTCACCGCTGCAAACTGCAGCGTGCGAACTCATACCCCAGGCAATCAGCATCGCACTTAGTATTAGAGAGTTGCTTCGTCAAGGCTATGTATTTTCAGCAGTGATCCTACTTCGGTCAATGCTTGAGCGCTTAGCATTGATTATCTACTTGTGCGATACGCCTAGCGCAGTCGATTCGTGGCATGCCGGGTGGGAACGAAAGACTCAGCCTTCATTCAAGGTGCTTATGCAACATCTGGACAAGGCAAATAAGTACACGTTCACGGAAGTCGAGCGCCAGAAATTCTCTGATCGACTCCACAAGGTTGTCCACCCTGACCCAGCTGCGGCGATATGGAACACGACCGAACGAGGGGGCCGCCCAGCCTTCGCCTCAGGCAAACTCATTAACGCTCCAGAAACTTGTGATTTCTGTGCGGCTTTCACGCATCAATGCTTATCGCAACTTATACGGGTTGCACTGGTCATTTTTCCAGAGGCTAATCGAAGCGATAGCATGCAACTTGGAGAGTGGTAG
- a CDS encoding T6SS effector amidase Tae4 family protein — MPNAPTVIKTNSTKDSVKEVNLKTVSFQELWDNYVSGAPYKVDGKVPDGFDNQCAIRMSATFHKLGIDMKSFSSKVVKPENGEKSIGRILLDGKPTATRANELRQWLNLHPIPNIYKAENITGADWQSKIKGRTGIVAFEGYWQRDSDGARDTSGGHIDLWNKTTLTPSVESFLRFRAGINRIPNPIAFLRGREGNWYSDLGKSKQILFWEIK, encoded by the coding sequence ATGCCAAATGCGCCGACCGTCATCAAGACCAACAGCACTAAAGATTCAGTAAAAGAAGTGAATCTCAAAACGGTTTCATTCCAGGAGCTGTGGGACAACTACGTGTCCGGCGCCCCCTATAAGGTCGACGGAAAAGTGCCAGACGGATTTGATAATCAATGTGCTATCCGCATGAGCGCGACCTTCCACAAGCTGGGCATTGATATGAAGTCCTTTTCTTCAAAGGTGGTCAAGCCTGAAAATGGGGAAAAGAGCATAGGCCGTATTTTGCTTGACGGCAAGCCAACAGCCACCCGCGCTAATGAACTTCGTCAGTGGTTAAACCTGCACCCAATACCCAACATCTACAAGGCTGAGAATATTACAGGCGCGGATTGGCAATCCAAAATCAAGGGGCGGACCGGGATTGTCGCATTCGAGGGTTACTGGCAGCGTGACTCCGATGGGGCGAGAGATACAAGCGGCGGCCATATTGATCTTTGGAACAAAACCACGCTGACGCCGTCTGTCGAGTCGTTCCTGAGATTCCGTGCAGGCATAAATCGCATTCCGAATCCAATAGCTTTCCTTCGTGGCCGAGAGGGGAACTGGTATTCGGACCTTGGTAAATCAAAGCAGATTCTGTTTTGGGAAATAAAATGA